GCACTCCGCGTCGTAGGCGTTGTGCACGACGCGCACCTGGTAGCCGCGTGATTGCAGCAATTGCTGCATGAGAGAGGCGTTGTCCTGGTTATCGTCAACGACAAGGATGCGCGGTACGCGCTTCTGCGTCAGGCCGGAATTCATGTGTCCTCTAGTTGACGAGAGGAGAGCTGGTTTTGGTTGCATCTGCCCCACGAGGGTGCACCCGAAGCACCAAGGGTAATTGTACCCCCTGGGCCATGACCCTGCGACTTGCGGAGCTCCGCCGCCGGGACTAGGCTTCTCGCATGCGTCATTCTTTTCTCGTACTTACGGCCTGTCTCGGACTGGCAATCGTCGCCATGGCCGCGCCCAGGCAGCATGTTCTCAGTTGGGGCAAGTGGATGCCGGTCAAGCTGTTCGTGGGACCAGATGAATCTACGGCGGTGGACATTAAGATGCGGTCACTGTTCGTAGATGGACACCTCAAGGAGTTCACCACCGGGGATCCGCACGACGTTACCGAGCGGCTGCTGGTGGTGCGGCGCGCTTATCGGCTCAATGACTGGCTGCCATCGGACGCGGCCACCGCGCATAAATGGAAGTGGCAGCGCGGAGGGTGGCTGCTGGTGGACCGCGAAACCGGGCGGGTAAGCCAGCTTACCTTGCCCAACTTCGACCCGTTCTACTCGCTGGCCAGCTGGTATCGTGATTATGCCGCCTATTGCGGCGTGTCGGATGACGGTACCAAGCTGTACGCCATGGTCGCGCAGCTCGGTCGCAAGAAGCCGCTGCTGAAACGCGAACTGGGCGCGGTGAAGGATTCCGGTATTCCTGACTCGCAATGCCTCGCCCCGGAATGGCAGCGCCAGCCTCCTCGGGTAACGTTTGTGCCCGCCGGCGGTCAGAAGCTGACTTTCAATGTTCGCGGACATGGGGCGGAAGCTTTTGCCGAGCCGGCAGCAGCAGAGGAAGATAAGTAGGTTCATAGTTTCAGGGTTCCCATGAACATGAAGTCTCTCGACGAGTTCCTCCGCGAGGCCGAAGTCGCACACGGCCATCTGTGCGCCGGACAGGTGCTGGGCGTGCGCATGGCCATGTTGGGGCTGCAGAAGCTGGGAATCGAGGATCCTCGCGGAAAGGACCGCAAGCGTCTGGTGACGTTCGTCGAGATTGACCGCTGCGCGACTGACGCGGTCGCCGTGGTCACCGGATGCCGGTTGGGAAAACGTGCGCTCAAGTTTCGCGACTGGGGCAAGGTGGCGGCAACTTTCGTCGACGTGTCGAATGGGCGCGCTTATCGGATTGCTGCCAAGGAATCGTCGAAGGGATTGGCCCGGAGCATGCACCCCGAGATCGAAAACAAGAACCAGCAGCAAATGCTCGCCTACCGGGAAATGAAGGACGAAGACTTGTTCGATGTGCAGGCGGTCACGGTCGAATTGCCGCCGGAAGAATTTCCCGGATACAAGGGCGAGCGGGCGGTGTGCGCCCGTTGCCGTGAAGGCATCAACTTCCGTCGTGAAGTGGTGCGGGACGGCGAGGTGCTGTGCCGCTCCTGCGCAGGCGAGGCGTACTATCGGCCGATTGAGCAGTAACCTTCATATTGTTCGTCACTGCACTGGGTCAAATTCGCACTTGCAAATCAGGGGCAGCTGCGGCATTGTCGGATCACCGTTTCCCCGACAGGTGTTCCGGAGGCTGCCTTGCCCCGAGGTGGTACACCGCCCCTGGTCCCGATGTGGCCGGGTGTTTGTGTCGTAGAAAAAAATCCATTCCCATTTTTCCCGTTCAATCCGCGGTGGCGGGAGCAGTTTTCCGCGGCGGAATTCCAGTTTTTCTGTGTGCTGCTGCGCTTGGCGTGGGTTTCGCCGCGTCCTTGCCTGCTGCCCAGCGACCACGATCAACTGTCGCGCCTGCTGGAACCGCACATTCGTGGGCCGATGCCGCAACGCGTATTGGCGCGATTCCAGGTGCATCCGCGCCTGCACATGCTTCATTTCCCGCCGCAACTCCGGGCCTTGGAACGGCTGATCGCGGGCGAAGATCTCTACGCTCTGCTCTGGGACGACAGGCTGTGACCGACGATCGTGAGCAGGTTACAAGCGGCGAATTCTCGCCCATTGACGGCCGCGCTCCGACATCGCCGGGCCACCTGATGAGAACCTGCCCAACCTGCTCCGCCCCGCTTGAGGAACACCGCTGCAAGCTGACCTGCCGTCGCTGTGGATTCTTCCTGAGTTGTTCGGATTTCTACTGATCGGAGCTTTGCGCTGTATCAGGCCCCTTATCGGAGCGCCCGTTCGCCTGTTTCCATACGCGTTCGACAGCATGCTCGATCAACGGCAGGGCAGGCGAATCGCCGCCCGGGTTCATGGCCGTCGCGAGCGCGTAATTCCAGCGTTCGGCGCGAGCGAACTGCTTGGTCGGCTTGCGCTCCACGGTGCCAGCGTACATATACGCAAACCACAGGCCAGCGGCAACGTTGTAACTCAGCATCTTGCCGAGTTGGACGAAGCTGCCTGCCGCCATGCCAAAATTTGCGAACACGGTGACCACGATCAAATCAGCAGCCGCAATGATGCCGAATCCCAGTGCAACCCCGAAGAGACGGTGACGCAAGGTGATGCCAAGGTAGGCGGAACACAGCAGCATCAGCAGAACCAGCCCGCACTGCATGATCTCGAGGCTGCGGACGCAGTTCAGGATGGTTGCGAAAACCTGCGTCCTCGCCGCCGGACGCGCGGTCACCGCCAACATGATAGCGGCCATCAGCAGGACGAGCGAAGCCCAGCGGAAGAGGATGGTCCCCAGCTCGCGCAAATCGGCGAATGGCTGGAAGACGTTGGTGAAAACTTCGTAAACCACGCCAAATCCGAGCGCCATGCCCACTGCCGCCAGGATCCAGTAGGCGTAGAAGTAGGTTCCTCGTGAAACCTGGTAGGTGGAGAACCCGATAACGAAATCGGCAACCTGAAACAGCACGAAAGCAAAAAAAATCGGGAACTCTTTCGCCAGTTTCCGACGCTGCATGAGCGCACTGAGGCCAACAAAGACCGGCACCGGCGCGATCCACAGGACGTAGTAAAGCAAGCGGAGTGACATGAGCGTTGCAGGAGCATAGCTCCGCCTGCCGCTCCGGAGCAAGCGTTTTGATTACTAAAGGTTGCTACAGCAAGTAACCCAAAGTAACTTACCGGGACGGCGGGGCCGGTGCGGCCGGGGGAATCGGATCCGGGCAGTTCGGGTCCGCGTTCGGATCACATAACGGCATCGGGCCGCCGCCCGCCACCACCACCGGCGCATTCTGCTTCGCGCTCTTCTCCATCACACCCGCAAACATTCCGAGCAGCATCAATACAGCAATAGCGCCACGAACGGCAGATTTCATGGGACTCTCCTAAAGTGGAAATTGAAAAGAAATGGGCAGCGCAGTCTAACCGAAGAGAAACCGGATGCAACAGGGAAATTTGGGTACAATTTCAGGTTGTGGTTTGGGCAGTGGAGCTACTATCGAAGCCGCCTGCCGCCTGCGGCGGCAGGCGGGCGAAACCAGGATTGCAGCCTTTCGGAGGTCATGATGCCGAGTACCACCGATGCAGTCGAACAGCACATCAGCCAGATTGGCCAGCAATGGGCACGCAACTGGAACGCCGGTGATTTGGATAAGCTGATCCGGGCGTACGCGCCGGATGCGGTGTACATGCCGCCGCATCATGCCGCCGTGCACGGCCGCGATGCGATTCATGAGTATTTGAAGACACCCATGCAGCACGGAGTTGGGGAACTGTCGTACGAGGTCACCTTCGTCAAGCATTCCGGCGACTTGGCTTACGACGTCGGTCGCTATTCCATGGCGGTGCCGCGCGAAGGCGGCAAACGCCAGGACCGCGGCAAATATCTCACCGTGTGGCGGCGGCAAGCGGATGGCGAATGGCTGATCGTCGCCGATACCTGGTCCAGCGATTTGCCGCCGAACTCTTAACCATAGCCGGCAGTCCGGGACCCCGTCTCCCGAACACCTAGCGGATTTCTTACCTCAAGAACTGGAGATGCTATGCAACGCAAAGGCAGTGCGGTTTGGAACGGCGGATTGAAGGACGGAAAAGGAACGGTTTCAAGCGCCAGCGGTGTTTTGTCGAACACTCCTTATTCCTTCATGACGCGATTCGAAAACGAGAAGGGAACCAACCCCGAGGAATTGATCGCTGCGGCGCATGCCGGCTGTTTTTCCATGGCGCTGTCGGCGCAGCTGGGCAATGCCGGGCTGAAGCCGGAGCGAATCGCGACGGAAGCCACCGTCACGCTTGAGAAGCTGGAGGCCGGCTTTGCCATCACCCAGGTCCACCTGCAGACCACGGCGCGCGTTCCCGGGGCTTCTGCGGAAGCATTCCGCCAGGCCGCGGACAATGCCAAGAGCGGCTGCCCGGTATCGAAGCTGCTGAACGCGAAGATCACATTGGACGCCAAGTTGGAGGAATCCCGGGCTGCGGACTAATCAGGCCCGTGCGGTGGGTGTGCCGGTCTGGTTTGCGGCCGGCAGACCTTACCGCCGAAGAATCTGCTCGCAACCAGAGTAGCTGTTGAAACCCCCATCCCGCCGTCCTACAATGCCCGCTACTTGGGGCGGGATGGGGGTGCGCATGAGATCCCTTCGCGAAGGCGCGTTCTGGCTGCTCCTCACGCTGCTGGCTAGTGTTGCTTCCATCTGCCAGACGGCGCCGCAAATGGCGCCCCTGCCTGGTGATCCGGCGGAGCCATCCACCGGCGCGACCTTTGTGCCCGATACTCCACAAGAGCGTGCGCTGGTGCTCTCGCTGGTCGAGCGCGCCCGCCAGAACAGCGATCTGCACATGGCGACCATGTCGCCGTTTACCCTGAAGCTGTCGTTCAACGCGGCTGGGCAGGCGCTCTACACCGGCGCCGGCGACATGGAAGAAACCTGGCTGTCAGGACGCAGGTGGCGCTGGTCGGCACATTTGGGCGGGTTCTCCATGCTGCGTGTCGGCGGTGGCGGTGTCGCTTACGACGACAAGACCGCCGGCCCCATTCCCATGCGCATTCACATGCTCCGCACCGCGGTTTTCTGGCCGGTGCTGAATTTCTCGCCGGGAGCGTTGATCCGCATCGCGTCTACAAAATGGAACGGTCTTGACCTCATGTGCGTTCTGCTCTCTCGGCAGGGTAACCCGGCAACCGCGACCCAGGGCCGCCGTTGGGAGGAGATGGAGTACTGCATTGACACCCAGGCCGGCCTGCTGCGGCTCTATTCCGAAGCGCCGGGAATCTACATTGCCTACGACTACCAGGACGCTCTGCACTTCCACAACCGTGTGCTGCCGCGGAAGATCACTATTACGGAAGGGGAGACCACGGTGCTTTCCGCGCGCCTGGAGAGCATCAACGATCCCGTTTCTACCGATGCCGGTTACTTCACTCCCACCGAGCAGATGAAGGCGCGGGGCCCAGGCGCCATGCTGATGATGCCGATGCGCTTCCCCAGGTTCGTGTCGTTGACAGGTGGTCCGGTCGGACACATTCAACCAGTAATCGTAGTGGCTGAAGTCGGCGAAGACGGCAAAGTGACGGAGGCGGAAGTGTTGCAGGAGTCGAACTCCGCGCTCGCTCGCCAGGTGCTGGAACAGGTGAAGAAGACGACTTCAACCGCCGGCAAGGACAACGGCGTGCCACAGCAAAAACAGTTTTACATCAACGTTCAGATTGGAAGCTGACGCCAACCGCGCATGACCCCAAAACAACGACTTGACGCGTGCATGTCTCGCTACACACCGGAAGTGGCAGCGTGCGCGCGCAGGGCGCTGGTCAAAATGCGTGCGCGGCTGCCCGGTGCGGTGGAACTGGTGTACGACAACTACAACGCGCTGGTGATTGGCTTCGGGCCCACCGAGCGCGCTTCCGAGGCGATCTTTTCCATTGCCCTGTATCCACGCTGGGTGAACCTGTTCTTCCTGGATGGCGCCAAACTTTCCGATCCCGGGCGCCGTCTCCGGGGCGCGGGAAAATTAGTGCGCAGTATCGTGCTGAGCGACGCCTCGGAGATGGACGACCCGGAGATTCGCAAGCTTATCGATCAAGCAGTACGGCGAGCAAAGGTTCCTATTGATGGCAAGGCGCGGCGACGCCTGGTGATCCGCTCCATTTCGGCAAAGCAGCGTCCACGCCGTCCGCTGGCCAGGTCCAGGGCTTGAAGCACTCGTTCCCAGCCTTGCAATGTGGTATGTACGTTCATGTATGCGCCGCGTGACTGCTCTCCTCGTCCTGACGTTCGCCGCTGTCTTCGTCTCCGCCCAAACCCAACCCGACCCTGCCTTGCTGGCGGAAATTCAACAGATCAAGGCCATCGACAACCATACCCACGTGATGAAGGTGGTGGCCGCGGGGGAGCACGACACGGAGTTCGACGCGCTTCCCTGCGATCCGCTGGAACCTTCCGGCTCGCCGACCATGACGCGCCCGGAAAATCCCGCATTCATGAAGGCGTGGAAAGCGCTGTACAACTACCCTTACGACGACTCATCTCC
The Terriglobales bacterium genome window above contains:
- a CDS encoding FmdE family protein gives rise to the protein MNMKSLDEFLREAEVAHGHLCAGQVLGVRMAMLGLQKLGIEDPRGKDRKRLVTFVEIDRCATDAVAVVTGCRLGKRALKFRDWGKVAATFVDVSNGRAYRIAAKESSKGLARSMHPEIENKNQQQMLAYREMKDEDLFDVQAVTVELPPEEFPGYKGERAVCARCREGINFRREVVRDGEVLCRSCAGEAYYRPIEQ
- a CDS encoding SgcJ/EcaC family oxidoreductase codes for the protein MPSTTDAVEQHISQIGQQWARNWNAGDLDKLIRAYAPDAVYMPPHHAAVHGRDAIHEYLKTPMQHGVGELSYEVTFVKHSGDLAYDVGRYSMAVPREGGKRQDRGKYLTVWRRQADGEWLIVADTWSSDLPPNS
- a CDS encoding OsmC family protein — its product is MQRKGSAVWNGGLKDGKGTVSSASGVLSNTPYSFMTRFENEKGTNPEELIAAAHAGCFSMALSAQLGNAGLKPERIATEATVTLEKLEAGFAITQVHLQTTARVPGASAEAFRQAADNAKSGCPVSKLLNAKITLDAKLEESRAAD
- a CDS encoding energy transducer TonB gives rise to the protein MRSLREGAFWLLLTLLASVASICQTAPQMAPLPGDPAEPSTGATFVPDTPQERALVLSLVERARQNSDLHMATMSPFTLKLSFNAAGQALYTGAGDMEETWLSGRRWRWSAHLGGFSMLRVGGGGVAYDDKTAGPIPMRIHMLRTAVFWPVLNFSPGALIRIASTKWNGLDLMCVLLSRQGNPATATQGRRWEEMEYCIDTQAGLLRLYSEAPGIYIAYDYQDALHFHNRVLPRKITITEGETTVLSARLESINDPVSTDAGYFTPTEQMKARGPGAMLMMPMRFPRFVSLTGGPVGHIQPVIVVAEVGEDGKVTEAEVLQESNSALARQVLEQVKKTTSTAGKDNGVPQQKQFYINVQIGS